Proteins from a genomic interval of Bombyx mori chromosome 8, ASM3026992v2:
- the yellow-f gene encoding Protein yellow-like, translating to MGSIETLVLLQLVYISSCMDQLHIVYEWKQLDFQFPSPEARQLALDAKGFIPENNVPMGLEVYEDRLFVTVPRWRSGVPSSLNYINLKAHSTGLDGKPPEIVSPYRVRADRCGRLWVLDNGKIATLESNTTKYPPSLIIYDLKTDNLLRKYVFPEDQVKQDSGFANIAVEDTDCDKTYAYAGDLGKPAIVVYSWEKNDSWRITHHYFNPDPLACDFSVKGHNFSWTDAIFGLGLSAPNADNFSTLYFHPMASYNEFSVSTEYLSNQTVADDNFDAFKLLGSRGPNAQSSVSFVDRKTGVLFYSLVNLNAVACWRTSNNKYLMKNQGRIYMNEETMVYPTDIKVDYEDNLWILSNRLPISMYGKLDLNEVNFRVFSAPVVHAISHTACDITPRSDILEKFVNKAKNITKDIVAKVKPNSSTTTKPITVLLTLSCLVRFLAT from the exons ATGGGGAGCATCGAGACCCTTGTGCTCCTCCAGCTGGTCTACATCAGCAGCTGCATGGACCAGCTGCACATCGTGTACGAGTGGAAGCAGCTTGACTTCCAATTCCCCTCACCGGAGGCAAGGCAACTGGCTCTGGACGCGAAAGGCTTCATTCCCGAGAACAACGTCCCCATGGGCCTGGAGGTGTACGAAGATCGATTGTTTGTGACTGTCCCGAGGTGGAGGTCTGGCGTGCCCTCCAGTTTGAACTACATCAATTTGAAAG CTCATTCCACCGGTCTCGATGGTAAGCCACCGGAAATTGTCTCGCCATACCGCGTCAGGGCAGACCGATGCGGTCGCCTCTGGGTTTTGGACAACGGTAAAATAGCAACCTTAGAAAGCAATACCACAAAATATCCTCCTTCGCTCATAATCTACGATTTGAAAACCGACAATCTACTCAGGAAGTACGTGTTCCCCGAAGACCAGGTTAAACAAGATTCCGGTTTTGCCAATATCGCCGTAGAGGATACGGACTGCGATAAAACTTATGCGTATGCCGGCGATTTGGGCAAACCGGCCATAGTCGTCTATTCATGGGAGAAAAACGATTCGTGGCGCATAACCCATCACTACTTTAACCCCGACCCGTTGGCCTGCGATTTCAGCGTGAAAGGCCACAATTTTAGCTGGACCGACGCGATATTCGGCCTAGGCCTCTCCGCTCCCAATGCTGATAACTTCAGCACCCTGTATTTCCACCCGATGGCCAGTTACAACGAATTTTCGGTTTCGACTGAGTACTTAAGTAACCAAACCGTCGCCGATGATAACTTTGATGCCTTCAAACTGTTAGGGAGCCGGGGGCCAAACGCTCAATCAAGTGTTTCGTTTGTGGATAGAAAGACCGGTGTCCTATTTTATTCGTTAGTGAATCTAAACGCTGTGGCCTGTTGGCGGACATCGAACAACAAATACCTGATGAAGAATCAAGGCAGAATTTACATGAACGAGGAGACCATGGTGTACCCTACCGATATAAAAGTCGATTACGAGGATAACTTATGGATCCTTTCGAATCGATTGCCGATTTCGATGTACGGAAAATTGGATCTTAACGAAGTGAACTTTAGGGTGTTTTCCGCTCCCGTCGTCCATGCTATAAGTCATACGGCTTGTGACATCACTCCGAGGTCCGATATTCTGGAGAAATTCGTGAATAAAGCCAAGAACATAACAAAAGATATCGTCGCCAAGGTTAAGCCGAATTCTTCGACTACCACCAAACCTATTAcagttttattaacattaagtTGTCTCGTAAGGTTTTTAGCTACGTAA
- the yellow-f gene encoding protein yellow-like isoform X1 yields the protein MGSIETLVLLQLVYISSCMDQLHIVYEWKQLDFQFPSPEARQLALDAKGFIPENNVPMGLEVYEDRLFVTVPRWRSGVPSSLNYINLKDNSTRSPVLVPYPNWAAHSTGLDGKPPEIVSPYRVRADRCGRLWVLDNGKIATLESNTTKYPPSLIIYDLKTDNLLRKYVFPEDQVKQDSGFANIAVEDTDCDKTYAYAGDLGKPAIVVYSWEKNDSWRITHHYFNPDPLACDFSVKGHNFSWTDAIFGLGLSAPNADNFSTLYFHPMASYNEFSVSTEYLSNQTVADDNFDAFKLLGSRGPNAQSSVSFVDRKTGVLFYSLVNLNAVACWRTSNNKYLMKNQGRIYMNEETMVYPTDIKVDYEDNLWILSNRLPISMYGKLDLNEVNFRVFSAPVVHAISHTACDITPRSDILEKFVNKAKNITKDIVAKVKPNSSTTTKPITVLLTLSCLVRFLAT from the exons ATGGGGAGCATCGAGACCCTTGTGCTCCTCCAGCTGGTCTACATCAGCAGCTGCATGGACCAGCTGCACATCGTGTACGAGTGGAAGCAGCTTGACTTCCAATTCCCCTCACCGGAGGCAAGGCAACTGGCTCTGGACGCGAAAGGCTTCATTCCCGAGAACAACGTCCCCATGGGCCTGGAGGTGTACGAAGATCGATTGTTTGTGACTGTCCCGAGGTGGAGGTCTGGCGTGCCCTCCAGTTTGAACTACATCAATTTGAAAG ATAACTCAACGAGATCTCCTGTTCTTGTACCTTACCCAAACTGGGCAGCTCATTCCACCGGTCTCGATGGTAAGCCACCGGAAATTGTCTCGCCATACCGCGTCAGGGCAGACCGATGCGGTCGCCTCTGGGTTTTGGACAACGGTAAAATAGCAACCTTAGAAAGCAATACCACAAAATATCCTCCTTCGCTCATAATCTACGATTTGAAAACCGACAATCTACTCAGGAAGTACGTGTTCCCCGAAGACCAGGTTAAACAAGATTCCGGTTTTGCCAATATCGCCGTAGAGGATACGGACTGCGATAAAACTTATGCGTATGCCGGCGATTTGGGCAAACCGGCCATAGTCGTCTATTCATGGGAGAAAAACGATTCGTGGCGCATAACCCATCACTACTTTAACCCCGACCCGTTGGCCTGCGATTTCAGCGTGAAAGGCCACAATTTTAGCTGGACCGACGCGATATTCGGCCTAGGCCTCTCCGCTCCCAATGCTGATAACTTCAGCACCCTGTATTTCCACCCGATGGCCAGTTACAACGAATTTTCGGTTTCGACTGAGTACTTAAGTAACCAAACCGTCGCCGATGATAACTTTGATGCCTTCAAACTGTTAGGGAGCCGGGGGCCAAACGCTCAATCAAGTGTTTCGTTTGTGGATAGAAAGACCGGTGTCCTATTTTATTCGTTAGTGAATCTAAACGCTGTGGCCTGTTGGCGGACATCGAACAACAAATACCTGATGAAGAATCAAGGCAGAATTTACATGAACGAGGAGACCATGGTGTACCCTACCGATATAAAAGTCGATTACGAGGATAACTTATGGATCCTTTCGAATCGATTGCCGATTTCGATGTACGGAAAATTGGATCTTAACGAAGTGAACTTTAGGGTGTTTTCCGCTCCCGTCGTCCATGCTATAAGTCATACGGCTTGTGACATCACTCCGAGGTCCGATATTCTGGAGAAATTCGTGAATAAAGCCAAGAACATAACAAAAGATATCGTCGCCAAGGTTAAGCCGAATTCTTCGACTACCACCAAACCTATTAcagttttattaacattaagtTGTCTCGTAAGGTTTTTAGCTACGTAA